A region from the Hylaeus volcanicus isolate JK05 chromosome 6, UHH_iyHylVolc1.0_haploid, whole genome shotgun sequence genome encodes:
- the LOC128878418 gene encoding uncharacterized protein LOC128878418 — protein MAFYKLYSAFRQVTLSRQNNVIGRYLSSYLSGKQSSVLPPYVSNNPMCITYPAMHITFKPRTLNIDFANPDGVKNKNIIETPFKNIPSMEEPLTQYPNQHDIPLVDKSFELPPSENVWEKLAVRLIVIRRHKMKKHKRRKLRKRMKYLWAKIRLRRNLRREKEFQAELINKIKVAEAFDPKAYVNERLSILQREFIPRTYKGEILPQYEIKQFLDKEKAQKERRANKVWLKLD, from the exons ATggctttttataaattgtactcAGCATTTCGACAAGTAACATTAAGCAGGCAAA ACAATGTTATTGGAAGATATCTTTCGTCCTATTTGTCAGGAAAGCAAAGTAGTGTTTTGCCACCATATGTTTCTAATAATCCAATGTGTATAACATATCCTGCAATGCACATTACATTCAAACCAAGAACACTTAATATAGATTTTGCCAATCCAGATGGTGttaagaacaaaaatataattgaaacacCATTTAAGAATATACCATCTATGGAAGAACCTTTAACGCAATATCCGAATCAACATGACATACCATTAGTGGACAAATCTTTCGAGTTACCACCAAGTGAAAATGTTTGGGAAAAACTAGCGGTACGTCTAATAGTGATTAGAAGacataaaatgaagaaacataAGAGAAGGAAGCTTCGTAAAAGGATGAAATATCTTTGGGCAAAAATAAGACTTAGACGTAACCtgagaagagaaaaagaatttcaagcagaattaattaataaaattaaagtagcTGAAGCATTTGATCCAAAAGCATATGTCAATGAAAGACTGTCTATTCTGCAGAGAGAATTTATACCAAGAACATATAAAGGTGAAATATTGCCACAATATGAAATCAAACAATTTCTTGATAAAGAAAAAGCTCAGAAGGAAAGACGTGCAAACAAAGTATGGTTGAAACTGGATTAA